From Tiliqua scincoides isolate rTilSci1 chromosome 2, rTilSci1.hap2, whole genome shotgun sequence, the proteins below share one genomic window:
- the PA2G4 gene encoding proliferation-associated protein 2G4 isoform X1: MSGEEEAAELTIAEDAVVNKYKMGGEIANRVLRTVVEAAKSGVSVLSLCEKGDAMIMEETGKIFKKEKDMKKGIAFPTSISVNNCVCHFSPLKSDQDYILKDGDLVKIDLGVHVDGFIANVAHSFVIDAAKERPVTGRKADVIKAAHLCAEAALRLVKPGNQNSQVTDAWNKIAHSFNCTPIEGMLSHQLKQHVIDGEKTIIQNPTDQQRKDHEKAEFEVHEVYAIDVLISTGEGKAKDAGQRTTIYKRDPSKQYGLKMKTSRAFFSEVERRFDAMPFTLRAFEDEKKARMGVVECAKHELLQPFNVLYEKEGEFVAQFKFTVLLMPNGPMRITSGPFEPELYKSEFEVQDADLKALLQSSASRKAQKKKKKKASKNAENATTGETAEENETGD, translated from the exons ATGtcgggcgaggaggaggcggccgagcTGACGATCGCGGAAGACGCGGTCGTGAACAAGTACAAGATGGGGGGAGAGATCGCTAACC GAGTCTTGCGTACTGTGGTAGAGGCAGCTAAATCAGGAGTGTCAGTTCTCAGCTTATGTGAAAAAGGAGATGCTATGATCATGGAAGAGACTGGTAAAATCTTTAAGAAAGAGAAAGATATGAAGAAAG GTATTGCCTTCCCCACAAGTATATCGGTAAATAACTGTGTCTGTCACTTCTCCCCCTTGAAGAGTGATCAGGATTACATCCTCAAAGATGGTGATTTGGTCAAAAT TGACTTGGGAGTCCACGTGGATGGTTTTATAGCAAATGTAGCACATAGTTTTGTCATTGATGCAGCAAAG GAAAGACCAGTGACAGGTCGCAAAGCTGATGTCATCAAAGCTGCTCACCTCTGTGCTGAAGCTGCTCTGCGTTTGGTCAAACCAGGAAACCAG AATTCTCAAGTGACAGATGCCTGGAACAAGATTGCTCACTCATTTAACTGCACACCGATTGAAG GGATGCTATCGCACCAGCTAAAGCAGCATGTGATAGATGGAGAGAAGACCATCATTCAGAACCCTACAGACCAGCAAAG AAAGGACCATGAAAAAGCAGAGTTTGAAGTCCATGAAGTTTATGCCATTGATGTTCTCATCAGCACCGGAGAGGGAAAA GCCAAGGACGCTGGACAGAGAACCACAATTTACAAAAGGGACCCTTCCAAGCAGTACGGCTTGAAAATGAAAACTTCCCGTGCCTTTTTCAGTGAGGTGGAGAGACGCTTTGATGCTATGCCATTCACTCTCAG GGCATTTGAGGATGAAAAGAAGGCCAGGATGGGAGTAGTAGAATGCGCCAAACATGAGCTGCTCCAGCCTTTTAATGTCCTCTATGAGAAGGAAG gagagtttgttgcccagtttaaGTTCACGGTGCTTTTAATGCCAAATGGTCCCATGAGGATAACCAGTGGCCCCTTTGAGCCGGAACTCTACAAATCAGAATTTGAGGTGCAAGATGCAGATCTGAAG gCACTCCTACAGAGCTCAGCAAGCCGCAAGGctcagaaaaagaagaaaaagaag
- the PA2G4 gene encoding proliferation-associated protein 2G4 isoform X2 → MIMEETGKIFKKEKDMKKGIAFPTSISVNNCVCHFSPLKSDQDYILKDGDLVKIDLGVHVDGFIANVAHSFVIDAAKERPVTGRKADVIKAAHLCAEAALRLVKPGNQNSQVTDAWNKIAHSFNCTPIEGMLSHQLKQHVIDGEKTIIQNPTDQQRKDHEKAEFEVHEVYAIDVLISTGEGKAKDAGQRTTIYKRDPSKQYGLKMKTSRAFFSEVERRFDAMPFTLRAFEDEKKARMGVVECAKHELLQPFNVLYEKEGEFVAQFKFTVLLMPNGPMRITSGPFEPELYKSEFEVQDADLKALLQSSASRKAQKKKKKKASKNAENATTGETAEENETGD, encoded by the exons ATGATCATGGAAGAGACTGGTAAAATCTTTAAGAAAGAGAAAGATATGAAGAAAG GTATTGCCTTCCCCACAAGTATATCGGTAAATAACTGTGTCTGTCACTTCTCCCCCTTGAAGAGTGATCAGGATTACATCCTCAAAGATGGTGATTTGGTCAAAAT TGACTTGGGAGTCCACGTGGATGGTTTTATAGCAAATGTAGCACATAGTTTTGTCATTGATGCAGCAAAG GAAAGACCAGTGACAGGTCGCAAAGCTGATGTCATCAAAGCTGCTCACCTCTGTGCTGAAGCTGCTCTGCGTTTGGTCAAACCAGGAAACCAG AATTCTCAAGTGACAGATGCCTGGAACAAGATTGCTCACTCATTTAACTGCACACCGATTGAAG GGATGCTATCGCACCAGCTAAAGCAGCATGTGATAGATGGAGAGAAGACCATCATTCAGAACCCTACAGACCAGCAAAG AAAGGACCATGAAAAAGCAGAGTTTGAAGTCCATGAAGTTTATGCCATTGATGTTCTCATCAGCACCGGAGAGGGAAAA GCCAAGGACGCTGGACAGAGAACCACAATTTACAAAAGGGACCCTTCCAAGCAGTACGGCTTGAAAATGAAAACTTCCCGTGCCTTTTTCAGTGAGGTGGAGAGACGCTTTGATGCTATGCCATTCACTCTCAG GGCATTTGAGGATGAAAAGAAGGCCAGGATGGGAGTAGTAGAATGCGCCAAACATGAGCTGCTCCAGCCTTTTAATGTCCTCTATGAGAAGGAAG gagagtttgttgcccagtttaaGTTCACGGTGCTTTTAATGCCAAATGGTCCCATGAGGATAACCAGTGGCCCCTTTGAGCCGGAACTCTACAAATCAGAATTTGAGGTGCAAGATGCAGATCTGAAG gCACTCCTACAGAGCTCAGCAAGCCGCAAGGctcagaaaaagaagaaaaagaag